One Streptomyces sp. RPA4-2 genomic window carries:
- a CDS encoding LysE/ArgO family amino acid transporter codes for MTNALTAAAAGFGTGLSLIVAIGAQNAFVLRQGIRRDAVFAVVGICAVSDAALIALGVGGVGALVVARPEALTVVGLVGGGFLLVYGVLAARRVLRPAALEAAGGSTGSWRRTVLTCLALTWLNPHVYLDTVFLLGSLAADRGPFRWTFGLGAALASLCWFAALGFGARLLGRFLARPSSWRVLDALVAATMIGMGTLLIAGA; via the coding sequence ATGACCAACGCCCTCACCGCCGCGGCCGCCGGGTTCGGCACCGGCCTCTCGCTCATCGTCGCCATCGGCGCGCAGAACGCCTTCGTGCTGCGCCAGGGCATCCGCCGCGACGCGGTGTTCGCGGTGGTGGGCATCTGCGCGGTCTCCGACGCGGCGCTCATCGCGCTGGGCGTGGGCGGCGTCGGCGCGCTGGTCGTGGCCCGGCCGGAGGCACTCACGGTCGTCGGCCTGGTCGGCGGTGGATTCCTCCTGGTCTACGGAGTCCTCGCCGCCCGTAGGGTGCTGCGTCCCGCGGCGCTGGAGGCGGCGGGCGGTTCCACGGGTTCGTGGCGGCGGACCGTGCTCACCTGCCTGGCGCTGACCTGGCTCAACCCGCACGTCTATCTCGACACCGTCTTCCTGCTCGGCTCCCTCGCGGCCGACCGCGGCCCGTTCCGCTGGACCTTCGGACTCGGGGCGGCGCTGGCGAGCCTGTGCTGGTTCGCCGCGCTGGGCTTCGGCGCCAGGCTGCTCGGCCGCTTCCTGGCCCGGCCCTCGTCGTGGCGGGTGCTGGACGCCCTGGTCGCCGCGACGATGATCGGCATGGGGACCCTGCTGATCGCCGGAGCCTGA
- a CDS encoding MarR family winged helix-turn-helix transcriptional regulator, protein MEPESFPEALADTLAGVQRLIRRRLRGGMTAPRLRGAEVDLLRLVMARPGIGVSEAAKELYLAGNSVSTLVNQLARDGYLIRETDPADRRAARLMPTPAADARLRDWRERRAALVRNQVARLDEADRAALEAALPALRELAANLHEEAEET, encoded by the coding sequence GTGGAACCGGAGAGCTTTCCCGAGGCACTCGCCGACACCCTGGCCGGGGTGCAGCGGCTGATCCGGCGACGGCTGCGCGGCGGCATGACCGCCCCGCGGCTGCGCGGCGCCGAGGTCGACCTGTTGCGCCTGGTCATGGCACGCCCGGGCATCGGCGTGTCCGAGGCCGCCAAGGAGCTCTACCTGGCGGGCAATTCGGTCTCGACGCTGGTCAACCAACTGGCGCGGGACGGCTATCTGATCCGGGAGACGGACCCGGCCGACCGGCGTGCCGCGCGGCTCATGCCCACACCGGCGGCGGACGCACGGCTGCGCGACTGGCGAGAGCGGCGCGCGGCCCTCGTACGGAACCAGGTCGCCCGTCTCGACGAAGCCGACCGCGCGGCCCTGGAGGCCGCTCTTCCGGCCCTGCGCGAGCTGGCGGCGAACCTGCACGAGGAGGCGGAGGAGACATGA
- a CDS encoding MFS transporter, whose protein sequence is MYRAARTVVDTSKSSTDGTDGAPAPVDGPAGAVDRGQPDRSGWRRWTMDTRPLRRPAYRRLWSSTIVTSVGSQLTAVAVPKQIYDITGSSAWVGYASLAGLLPLVVFALWGGAVADSMDRRKLLLVTNTGIAVTSLLFWIQAVTGLGSVLVLMVLLALQQAFFGLNAPARNASIARLVPEEELPAANALGSTVMQTGLVAGPLLAGALIPVIGLSELYLIDALALCVTVWAVVQLPSLPPLTGAAGRRAGWREVVAGFRYIALHKVLLLSFLADIIAMVFGMPRALFPQLAAETYAPYGEGLALGLLFAAIPIGAVIGGLMSGTFSRARRHGLMVIVAVLAWGAAITGFGLSDSLWVAVAFLAAAGVADMVSMVFRGAILLSAATDEMRGRMQGVFTVVVAGGPRLADVLHGTAGSLLGARTAVAGGGLLVIAATLGLAAATPALRRYTA, encoded by the coding sequence ATGTATCGAGCAGCCAGGACGGTCGTGGACACGAGCAAGAGCAGTACGGACGGCACGGACGGCGCACCGGCACCGGTGGACGGGCCGGCCGGTGCGGTGGACCGCGGCCAGCCGGACCGGAGTGGCTGGCGCCGCTGGACGATGGACACCCGCCCGTTGCGGCGTCCGGCGTACCGGAGGCTCTGGTCCTCCACCATCGTCACGTCGGTGGGCAGCCAGCTCACCGCCGTCGCCGTCCCCAAGCAGATCTACGACATCACCGGGTCCTCGGCCTGGGTCGGCTACGCGAGCCTCGCCGGCCTGCTGCCGCTCGTGGTCTTCGCTCTCTGGGGCGGCGCCGTCGCCGACAGCATGGACCGGCGCAAGCTGCTCCTCGTCACCAACACCGGGATAGCCGTCACCTCGCTGCTCTTCTGGATACAGGCCGTCACCGGACTCGGCTCCGTCCTGGTCCTGATGGTCCTGCTCGCCCTCCAGCAGGCCTTCTTCGGCCTGAACGCACCGGCCCGCAACGCGTCGATCGCCCGGCTGGTCCCCGAGGAGGAACTTCCCGCGGCGAACGCGCTCGGCTCGACCGTCATGCAGACGGGCCTGGTGGCCGGACCCCTGCTCGCCGGTGCCCTGATTCCGGTGATCGGCCTGAGCGAGCTGTATCTGATCGACGCGCTCGCGCTGTGCGTCACCGTGTGGGCGGTCGTACAGCTGCCCTCGCTGCCGCCTCTGACGGGAGCGGCGGGCCGCCGCGCGGGCTGGCGCGAGGTCGTCGCGGGGTTCCGCTACATCGCCCTGCACAAGGTGCTGCTGCTGTCCTTCCTCGCCGACATCATCGCCATGGTCTTCGGCATGCCCCGGGCGCTGTTCCCGCAACTCGCCGCCGAGACGTACGCGCCCTACGGTGAAGGTCTCGCGCTCGGGCTGCTGTTCGCGGCGATCCCCATCGGCGCGGTGATCGGCGGACTGATGTCGGGCACGTTCTCCCGTGCGCGCCGGCACGGCCTCATGGTGATCGTCGCGGTCCTGGCCTGGGGCGCCGCCATCACCGGGTTCGGCCTCAGCGACAGCCTGTGGGTGGCCGTGGCGTTCCTCGCGGCCGCCGGAGTCGCCGACATGGTCTCCATGGTCTTCCGCGGGGCGATCCTGCTGTCGGCCGCCACCGACGAGATGCGCGGCCGGATGCAGGGAGTGTTCACCGTGGTGGTCGCGGGCGGCCCGCGCCTCGCCGACGTCCTGCACGGAACGGCCGGTTCCCTCCTGGGGGCCCGCACGGCCGTCGCGGGCGGCGGTCTGCTGGTGATCGCCGCCACGCTGGGCCTGGCCGCCGCGACGCCGGCACTGCGCCGGTACACGGCCTGA
- a CDS encoding ABC transporter ATP-binding protein produces MTRHTTGDKGPGGDGESTAAGPDAGSAPAVPGGPGTQAAVTDTGAASRTDAVTCTGLAYAFGDTTAVDGLELSVRDGEVFGLLGPNGAGKTTAIRCITTLLPVPAGTVRVFGHDAARERMAVRRLLGYVPQQLSADSGLTGRENVELFARVFDVSRRERAARVGQALAAVDLVDAADRLAKTYSGGMVRRLELAQALVSAPRLLILDEPTIGLDPIARTSVWEHINAVRAATGMTVLVTTHYMDEADQYCDRVALMHRGRVRALGTPDELRTGLAERRGAGSGERPTLEDVFRDIAGSGLDDKSGDFSDVRSTRRTASRVG; encoded by the coding sequence ATGACGCGCCACACGACCGGTGACAAGGGCCCGGGGGGCGACGGGGAATCGACCGCCGCCGGACCGGACGCCGGGAGCGCCCCGGCCGTGCCGGGCGGGCCCGGGACGCAGGCCGCCGTGACGGACACCGGGGCGGCCTCCCGGACGGACGCGGTGACCTGCACGGGGCTCGCCTACGCCTTCGGTGACACGACCGCGGTGGACGGACTCGAACTCTCCGTCCGCGACGGCGAGGTGTTCGGACTGCTCGGGCCCAACGGCGCCGGCAAGACGACGGCGATCCGCTGCATCACCACACTGCTGCCCGTTCCGGCCGGCACGGTCCGTGTCTTCGGACACGACGCCGCCCGTGAACGCATGGCGGTGCGCCGCCTGTTGGGCTACGTACCGCAACAGCTCTCCGCCGACTCCGGGCTCACCGGCCGGGAGAACGTGGAGCTGTTCGCGCGCGTCTTCGACGTCTCCCGCCGGGAGCGCGCGGCACGCGTCGGCCAGGCGCTCGCGGCGGTCGACCTCGTCGACGCGGCCGACCGGCTGGCCAAGACGTACTCGGGAGGCATGGTCCGCCGCCTCGAACTCGCCCAGGCACTGGTCAGCGCGCCCCGCCTGCTCATCCTCGACGAGCCGACCATCGGCCTCGACCCGATCGCCCGGACGAGCGTGTGGGAGCACATCAACGCCGTACGCGCCGCCACCGGGATGACCGTCCTCGTGACGACCCACTACATGGACGAGGCCGACCAGTACTGCGACCGGGTCGCGCTGATGCACCGCGGCCGGGTCCGCGCCCTCGGCACCCCCGACGAACTGAGGACGGGCCTCGCCGAACGGCGCGGCGCCGGGAGCGGTGAACGGCCCACGCTGGAGGACGTCTTCCGTGACATCGCCGGCAGCGGCCTCGACGACAAGTCAGGAGACTTCAGCGATGTCCGAAGCACCCGCCGTACCGCGTCCCGCGTCGGCTGA
- a CDS encoding SpoIIE family protein phosphatase: protein MTGSAEPADHALDGLAVLLNGAVADAIRAARGFAGGVYLRTSTPGLLRLAVLAGLPHQLFRSWWRLPLDRPFPAADCYRQGREVLLADATETMRRYPQLAAGLPFQFGSLYVPVTGSSASFGVLTVLRPSASDATDVLPDRDRMTAVAESLGAALSAREKDGSEVTWDSEPLCVRPPADGPSPRCAGRFAWDPVGGTVTADDALWSLLGTGAGAFPGTPEALARRLSPRDPHALLAALHETAAGHPPAHPLPLRTSSGGLCLLHLSPGHDAPAPPFRVCGTVVDPGPGPAAADAADLLPEGVFALDRLGLITYVNPRAAELLGRPHGELLGRPLWQAVPWLDQPSYEDHLRGALLSPEPVHFQVARPREGRRTALAGRGDTWLTLSVYPGPRGLTCKLIPMGRLADTTRAAEAAPLDEGRRAETAPGPGASVSSVTTAGLYHPIVLAIALSEAVTARQVSEVVMRELLPAFGGRQLAIYLLQEQRLYLAWETGFPQGFLAPFDGVGLDAELPGVETLTSGRALFFESMPRLESAYPGIALDAKVGARVFLPLIASGRPVGSCILGFDRPRDFGTEERAVLTALAGLIAQALERARRYDSEAALARGLQEALLPHRLSAHPQVETAGRYLPGTEGMDVGGDWYDVVEAGDGLALVIGDVQGHGVQAAATMGQLRSAVRAFALGDHAPDEVMSGTNRLLIDLDPGQFASCCYIRLDPVTGIARAARAGHPQPLLRHPDGRAEVLNLPGGVVLGVDPHARYPVTDLRLEPGAVLALYTDGLVEKPGTDIDDGIERVRAKLSGAGTPHARPGASSLSRAADLLTEEARQAAERPDDIALLLTTRRSLRDPRP from the coding sequence ATGACTGGGAGCGCCGAGCCGGCGGACCACGCGCTGGATGGCCTGGCCGTCCTGCTCAACGGGGCCGTGGCGGACGCGATCCGCGCGGCCCGCGGCTTCGCGGGGGGCGTGTACCTGCGCACGTCCACGCCCGGCCTGCTGAGACTGGCCGTACTCGCGGGCCTGCCCCACCAGTTGTTCCGTTCCTGGTGGCGACTGCCCCTGGACCGGCCCTTCCCCGCCGCCGACTGCTACCGGCAGGGCAGGGAGGTGCTGCTCGCCGACGCCACGGAGACGATGCGCCGCTATCCGCAGCTCGCGGCCGGTCTGCCGTTCCAGTTCGGCTCACTGTACGTACCCGTGACGGGCTCCTCGGCCTCCTTCGGCGTCCTGACGGTGCTGCGCCCCTCGGCCTCGGACGCCACCGACGTGCTGCCGGACCGCGACCGGATGACGGCGGTGGCGGAGAGTCTGGGCGCCGCGCTCTCGGCCCGGGAGAAGGACGGGTCCGAAGTCACGTGGGACAGCGAACCGTTGTGCGTGCGCCCGCCCGCCGACGGTCCTTCCCCGCGGTGCGCCGGACGGTTCGCCTGGGATCCGGTCGGCGGCACGGTCACCGCGGACGACGCGTTGTGGTCCCTGCTCGGTACCGGTGCGGGGGCCTTCCCCGGGACACCGGAGGCGCTCGCTAGAAGGCTGTCCCCGCGGGATCCGCACGCCCTGCTGGCCGCGCTGCACGAGACGGCCGCCGGTCACCCGCCCGCCCATCCGCTGCCCCTGCGCACGTCGAGCGGCGGCCTGTGCCTGCTGCACCTGTCCCCCGGACACGACGCGCCCGCCCCGCCGTTCCGGGTCTGTGGGACGGTCGTCGACCCGGGACCGGGACCGGCCGCGGCCGATGCGGCCGACCTCCTCCCGGAGGGCGTGTTCGCACTGGACCGGCTCGGACTGATCACCTACGTCAATCCGCGCGCCGCCGAGCTCCTCGGCCGGCCGCACGGGGAACTGCTCGGGCGACCGCTGTGGCAGGCCGTGCCCTGGCTGGACCAGCCGTCCTACGAGGACCATCTGCGCGGCGCGCTGCTGTCGCCTGAGCCGGTGCACTTCCAGGTCGCCCGCCCGCGCGAAGGACGCCGGACCGCCCTGGCGGGCCGCGGCGACACCTGGCTGACCCTCTCGGTGTATCCCGGCCCCCGCGGCCTGACGTGCAAGCTGATCCCGATGGGGCGTCTCGCCGACACCACCAGGGCCGCGGAGGCCGCGCCGCTCGACGAGGGCCGGCGGGCGGAGACGGCACCCGGCCCCGGAGCATCCGTGTCGAGCGTCACCACGGCCGGGCTCTACCACCCCATCGTCCTCGCCATCGCCCTGTCCGAGGCCGTGACCGCCCGTCAGGTGTCCGAGGTGGTCATGCGGGAGCTGCTGCCCGCGTTCGGCGGACGGCAGCTCGCCATCTACCTGTTGCAGGAGCAGCGGCTGTACCTCGCGTGGGAGACCGGCTTCCCTCAAGGCTTCCTCGCCCCCTTCGACGGGGTGGGGCTGGACGCCGAGCTGCCCGGAGTGGAGACCCTCACCTCCGGGCGGGCCCTGTTCTTCGAGTCGATGCCCCGGCTCGAGTCCGCCTATCCCGGGATCGCCCTGGACGCCAAGGTGGGCGCGCGGGTCTTCCTGCCGCTGATCGCCTCGGGCCGGCCGGTCGGTTCCTGCATCCTCGGCTTCGACCGTCCGCGCGACTTCGGCACCGAGGAGCGTGCGGTGCTGACGGCACTCGCCGGACTCATCGCACAGGCCCTGGAACGAGCGCGGCGCTACGACTCCGAGGCCGCCCTCGCCCGTGGCCTGCAGGAGGCACTGCTCCCCCACCGGCTGTCGGCACACCCCCAGGTGGAAACGGCCGGACGCTATCTGCCCGGCACCGAGGGCATGGACGTGGGCGGCGACTGGTACGACGTGGTGGAGGCGGGCGACGGACTCGCCCTGGTCATCGGCGACGTCCAGGGACACGGCGTCCAGGCGGCCGCCACCATGGGCCAACTGCGCAGTGCCGTCCGGGCGTTCGCTCTCGGCGACCACGCTCCGGACGAGGTGATGAGCGGCACCAACCGGCTGCTCATCGACCTCGATCCCGGTCAGTTCGCCAGTTGCTGCTACATCCGGCTCGACCCGGTGACCGGCATCGCCCGTGCCGCGCGCGCCGGACATCCGCAGCCCCTGTTGCGCCACCCCGACGGCCGCGCCGAGGTCCTGAACCTGCCCGGCGGTGTGGTGCTCGGCGTGGACCCGCACGCCCGCTACCCGGTGACGGATCTGCGCCTGGAGCCGGGCGCCGTCCTGGCCCTCTACACGGACGGCCTGGTCGAGAAGCCCGGTACCGACATCGACGACGGTATCGAGAGGGTGCGCGCGAAGCTGTCCGGGGCGGGCACCCCGCACGCCCGCCCCGGCGCCTCCTCGCTGTCCCGCGCGGCCGATCTGCTGACCGAGGAGGCCCGGCAGGCCGCCGAACGCCCCGACGACATCGCCCTGCTGCTCACCACCCGCCGGTCCCTGCGCGACCCTCGCCCCTGA
- a CDS encoding Gfo/Idh/MocA family protein translates to MTATATGTSLPWPHEPVRVSLVGAGPWARAVHARVLAAGPETRLTAVWARRAEAARETASPHGAATAARFEELLDGCEAVAFAVPPAVQAELAPLAAKAGKALLLEKPLGVDLASARRVADAVAEAGVVSQLVLSNRYHPATREFLSAARAIEITGARSCLLHGAFLGGEFATPWRLEHGALLDLGPHLLDLLDAAVGTIVRVRGTGDPRRWIELTCEHANGAVSQASLSGSVDLEPGSTRIELFGPQPPLVFDAAGLDGEEIWPVLRREFATAVRTGVSGPLDARRGLHLQKLMDQATSG, encoded by the coding sequence GTGACCGCGACAGCTACCGGCACCTCGCTTCCGTGGCCCCATGAACCCGTCAGGGTCAGTCTGGTCGGCGCCGGGCCCTGGGCGCGGGCCGTGCACGCCCGCGTCCTCGCCGCCGGACCCGAGACGCGACTGACGGCGGTGTGGGCGCGGCGCGCCGAAGCAGCCCGTGAGACGGCGTCGCCCCACGGAGCGGCCACGGCTGCCCGTTTCGAAGAGCTGCTCGACGGCTGCGAGGCTGTCGCGTTCGCCGTTCCGCCCGCGGTGCAGGCGGAACTCGCGCCCCTGGCCGCGAAGGCGGGCAAGGCTCTGCTGCTCGAGAAGCCGCTCGGGGTGGATCTGGCGTCGGCGCGGCGGGTCGCCGACGCCGTCGCCGAGGCGGGCGTCGTCTCCCAGCTCGTCCTGAGCAACCGCTACCACCCGGCCACCCGGGAGTTCCTGAGCGCGGCGCGGGCGATCGAGATCACCGGAGCGCGTTCGTGTCTCCTGCACGGAGCCTTCCTGGGCGGCGAGTTCGCCACGCCCTGGCGGCTGGAGCACGGCGCCCTGCTCGACCTCGGTCCCCACCTGCTGGATCTCCTGGACGCGGCCGTCGGCACGATCGTCCGCGTCCGCGGTACCGGCGACCCCCGCCGGTGGATCGAGCTGACCTGCGAGCACGCCAACGGGGCCGTCAGTCAGGCGTCGTTGTCGGGGTCGGTCGACCTGGAACCCGGCAGCACCCGTATCGAGCTCTTCGGGCCGCAGCCGCCGCTGGTGTTCGACGCCGCGGGACTCGACGGCGAGGAGATCTGGCCGGTACTGCGCCGGGAGTTCGCGACGGCCGTACGTACGGGGGTGTCCGGACCGCTGGACGCTCGCCGGGGTCTGCACCTGCAGAAACTGATGGACCAGGCGACATCGGGCTGA
- a CDS encoding ABC transporter permease: MSEAPAVPRPASADLAHPGGLDLLVVPPRARTGWRVLPARVGAMCAVELQKLRHDRTELYTRAVQPALWLLIFGETFTRIKAIPTGGIPYLDYLAPGIIAQSAMFIAIFYGIMIIWERDAGILTKLLVTPTPRSALITGKAFAAGVKALIQALVVVVIAALLGVAMTWNPLRLLGVAVAVVLGSAFFSCLSMTIAGIVLTRDRLMGIGQAITMPLFFGSNALYPVAVMPGWLQAVSKVNPLSYQVDALRGLLLGTHAHLALDYGVLVVAAALGILSASSLLGRLAR; encoded by the coding sequence ATGTCCGAAGCACCCGCCGTACCGCGTCCCGCGTCGGCTGACCTCGCGCACCCGGGCGGCCTCGACCTGCTCGTGGTCCCGCCCCGGGCCCGTACCGGCTGGCGGGTGCTGCCCGCCCGGGTCGGCGCGATGTGCGCGGTCGAGCTGCAGAAACTCCGGCACGACCGCACCGAGTTGTACACCCGGGCGGTGCAGCCCGCGCTGTGGCTGCTGATCTTCGGCGAGACCTTCACCCGGATCAAGGCCATACCGACCGGGGGCATCCCCTACCTCGACTATCTGGCGCCCGGCATCATCGCCCAGTCCGCGATGTTCATCGCCATCTTCTACGGCATCATGATCATCTGGGAACGGGACGCCGGAATCCTCACCAAACTCCTCGTCACACCGACCCCGCGGTCGGCGCTCATCACGGGCAAGGCCTTCGCCGCCGGGGTGAAGGCACTGATCCAGGCGCTCGTGGTCGTCGTCATCGCCGCGCTGCTCGGGGTCGCGATGACGTGGAATCCGCTGCGGCTGCTCGGCGTCGCGGTGGCCGTCGTCCTCGGTTCCGCCTTCTTCTCCTGCCTCTCGATGACCATCGCCGGCATCGTGCTCACCCGGGACCGGCTGATGGGGATCGGCCAGGCCATCACGATGCCGCTGTTCTTCGGCTCCAACGCCCTCTATCCGGTGGCCGTCATGCCCGGCTGGCTTCAGGCCGTCAGCAAGGTCAACCCCCTGAGTTACCAGGTGGACGCGTTGCGGGGCCTTCTGCTCGGCACCCACGCGCACCTGGCCCTCGACTACGGCGTCCTCGTCGTCGCCGCGGCCCTCGGCATCCTGTCCGCCTCGTCGCTGCTGGGCCGCCTGGCCCGCTGA
- a CDS encoding LysR family transcriptional regulator ArgP, translating to MTELPLDQVRTLLAVVDEGTFDAAATALHVTPSAVSQRVKALEQRTGRVLLTRTKPVRPTESGEIVVRFARRLARLERDARAELGMSDSGEPTRLSIAVNADSLATWFLPALTRVPRELRLCFELRREDEDHTATLLREGAVMAAVTSSPDPVAGCSVRPLGRMRYLAAASPAFAGRWLGAGTDTALHDLLADAPVVVFDRNDDFQDGFAARMLGGRGASPLRHSVPTSEGFVDAVAAGLGWGMVPEAQAGPLLRAGRLVGLAPDRAVDVPLYWQQWKLDFPALAVVAEAVASAAADALGPAPPS from the coding sequence ATGACGGAACTCCCCCTCGACCAGGTGCGCACCCTGCTGGCGGTGGTCGACGAGGGCACCTTCGACGCGGCGGCCACCGCCCTGCATGTGACGCCCTCGGCGGTCAGCCAACGCGTCAAGGCCCTCGAACAGCGCACCGGACGGGTCCTTCTGACGCGGACGAAACCGGTGCGCCCGACCGAGTCCGGCGAGATCGTCGTGCGGTTCGCGCGCCGGCTGGCCCGGCTGGAGCGCGACGCCCGGGCCGAGCTCGGCATGAGCGACTCCGGGGAGCCGACACGGCTGTCGATCGCGGTGAACGCCGACTCGCTCGCCACCTGGTTCCTGCCCGCGCTCACCCGCGTCCCGCGCGAGCTGCGGCTCTGCTTCGAACTGCGCCGCGAGGACGAGGACCACACGGCCACCCTGCTGCGCGAGGGGGCGGTGATGGCGGCGGTGACCTCGTCGCCCGACCCGGTGGCGGGCTGCTCCGTCCGGCCGCTGGGCCGGATGCGCTACTTGGCGGCTGCGAGTCCCGCCTTCGCCGGGCGATGGCTCGGCGCCGGGACGGACACGGCGCTGCACGACCTGCTCGCCGACGCTCCGGTGGTCGTCTTCGACCGGAACGACGACTTCCAGGACGGCTTCGCCGCGCGAATGCTCGGTGGCCGCGGCGCGAGCCCGCTGCGGCACTCCGTGCCCACGTCGGAGGGGTTCGTCGACGCTGTCGCCGCCGGGCTCGGCTGGGGCATGGTGCCCGAGGCGCAGGCCGGGCCGCTGCTGCGCGCCGGGCGGCTGGTCGGCCTCGCCCCGGACCGGGCCGTCGACGTCCCCCTGTACTGGCAGCAGTGGAAGCTCGACTTCCCGGCGCTCGCCGTGGTCGCCGAGGCCGTGGCGTCCGCCGCCGCGGACGCGCTGGGGCCCGCGCCGCCCTCCTGA
- a CDS encoding M1 family metallopeptidase, with product MTSRPQQVTRRSSVLRREAVVAAIPAAVAALLVAAGPAAAGPVGTSGAGDPYFPLAGNGGYDVGHYGLTLGYDPRSGHLDGTAVVTARATERLTRFDLDLSGLKVTGVTVDHVKASYRRAGQELVITPRHSLRRNQEFRVAVTYSGTPKPVTDPDGSPDGWIPTDDGAFVAGEPQGAMTWFPADNHPKDKASYDFTITVPDGTTAVANGVLRGRTTSHGRTTFRWRQSEPMASYLATATIGKFKVEEYTTADGLKVYNAVDPREASAAAPVLKKLPSVLAWESGVFGPYPFRAAGAIVDRAPQVGYALETQTRPLYDSAPDLSTLVHESAHQWFGDSVALTTWKDIWLNEGFATYAEWLYTEQHGGRSAQQAFDALYAKPAGNDLWAFAPADPGSGAHIFETPVYSRGAMALQKLRTAVGDRTFLRILRTWATEHRAGHGTTAEFVRLSERLSGKDLHPLFHTWIGTAGKPSSP from the coding sequence GTGACGTCACGCCCGCAGCAGGTCACCAGACGCAGCAGCGTCCTTCGCCGGGAGGCCGTCGTGGCCGCGATCCCGGCCGCCGTCGCGGCCCTGCTCGTCGCGGCCGGTCCGGCGGCGGCCGGTCCCGTGGGCACCTCCGGCGCGGGGGACCCGTACTTCCCGCTCGCGGGCAACGGCGGTTACGACGTCGGACACTACGGCCTGACCCTCGGCTACGACCCTCGAAGCGGCCACCTCGACGGCACAGCGGTGGTCACCGCCCGGGCCACCGAGCGGCTGACCCGCTTCGACCTCGACCTCTCGGGGCTGAAGGTCACCGGTGTCACCGTCGACCACGTCAAGGCGTCCTACCGCCGGGCCGGACAGGAACTGGTGATCACCCCCCGTCACTCCCTGCGCAGGAACCAGGAGTTCCGGGTCGCCGTCACCTACTCGGGCACCCCCAAGCCGGTCACCGACCCGGACGGCTCCCCGGACGGCTGGATCCCCACCGACGACGGCGCGTTCGTGGCCGGTGAACCGCAGGGGGCCATGACGTGGTTCCCCGCCGACAACCACCCCAAGGACAAGGCCTCCTACGACTTCACGATCACCGTTCCCGACGGAACCACCGCCGTGGCCAACGGCGTTCTGCGCGGGCGGACGACCAGCCACGGCCGTACCACCTTCCGTTGGCGGCAGTCCGAGCCGATGGCCTCCTACCTCGCGACGGCGACGATCGGCAAGTTCAAGGTCGAGGAGTACACCACCGCCGACGGTCTCAAGGTCTACAACGCCGTCGACCCCCGCGAGGCGAGTGCCGCGGCACCCGTACTGAAAAAACTGCCCTCCGTGCTCGCCTGGGAGAGCGGCGTCTTCGGCCCCTACCCGTTCCGCGCCGCGGGTGCCATCGTCGACCGGGCTCCGCAGGTCGGGTACGCGCTGGAGACCCAGACGCGGCCCCTGTACGACTCGGCGCCGGACCTGAGCACTCTCGTCCACGAAAGCGCGCACCAGTGGTTCGGGGACTCCGTCGCCCTCACCACCTGGAAGGACATCTGGCTCAACGAGGGCTTCGCGACGTACGCCGAGTGGCTGTACACCGAGCAGCACGGTGGCAGGAGTGCCCAGCAGGCCTTCGACGCCCTGTACGCCAAGCCGGCCGGCAACGACCTGTGGGCGTTCGCACCGGCCGATCCCGGCAGCGGCGCGCACATCTTCGAGACGCCCGTCTACTCGCGTGGTGCCATGGCCCTGCAGAAGCTGCGCACGGCCGTCGGCGACAGGACCTTCCTGCGCATCCTGCGCACCTGGGCCACCGAGCACCGTGCCGGGCACGGCACCACCGCCGAGTTCGTCCGGCTCTCCGAGCGGTTGTCCGGCAAGGACCTCCACCCGCTGTTCCACACCTGGATCGGCACGGCGGGCAAGCCGTCCTCTCCCTGA